From one Deltaproteobacteria bacterium genomic stretch:
- a CDS encoding thioesterase family protein, which produces MAESRPTPLTRLLRRLAVEQLDRDLFLGSSGRGEGALFGGLVAAQSAVAAARTVADRQLHSLHGYFLRPGKHNVPIRFIVDRIRDGRTFATRSVVAHQAGEAIFHLSASFTKPEDGIAHQDSLPPAAPEPETLPDWEDVRATLLGDPTKRRPDGPIEVRVCDPDSPDPNVKLAPRRRVWLRPRGPVPDDPLVHTALLIFASDRTLLRTAARPHGLTWRLRTGASLDHAVWFHHPPRFDDWILFATESPVAHAARALLLGAMYDRNGTRVVSVAQEGLLRR; this is translated from the coding sequence ATGGCCGAATCCCGCCCGACGCCGCTGACGCGCTTGCTGCGACGGCTCGCCGTCGAACAACTCGATCGCGACTTGTTTCTCGGCTCGTCGGGACGTGGCGAAGGCGCGCTTTTCGGCGGGCTGGTCGCGGCGCAATCCGCCGTGGCGGCCGCACGTACGGTCGCCGATCGGCAGTTGCACTCGTTGCACGGCTACTTCCTGCGCCCCGGCAAACACAACGTACCGATTCGTTTCATCGTCGATCGCATTCGCGACGGCCGCACGTTCGCGACGCGGAGCGTCGTCGCGCATCAAGCCGGCGAAGCGATCTTCCATCTGTCGGCGAGTTTCACCAAACCAGAAGACGGCATCGCCCATCAGGACTCGCTCCCGCCCGCGGCGCCCGAGCCGGAAACGCTGCCGGACTGGGAGGACGTGCGCGCCACGTTGCTCGGCGATCCGACCAAGCGTCGGCCCGACGGCCCGATCGAAGTGCGCGTGTGCGATCCCGATAGCCCCGACCCGAACGTGAAGCTGGCGCCGCGCCGGCGCGTGTGGCTGCGTCCGCGTGGCCCGGTACCCGACGATCCGCTAGTGCACACCGCGCTGCTGATATTCGCCAGCGATCGTACGTTGCTGCGCACCGCCGCGCGTCCGCACGGGTTGACGTGGCGGTTGCGCACCGGAGCGAGTCTCGATCACGCCGTCTGGTTCCATCATCCGCCCCGCTTCGACGACTGGATTCTGTTCGCTACCGAGAGCCCGGTGGCGCACGCCGCGCGCGCGTTGCTGCTTGGCGCCATGTACGATCGCAACGGCACGCGCGTGGTGTCGGTCGCGCAGGAAGGATTGCTGCGAAGGTGA
- a CDS encoding DUF4139 domain-containing protein, whose product MQVRVSHALALVALVVGIAAADEPAGSTALTIYSSAAPGAIPPELYRPAPQGGEYRAPYVGQIPGYAVVKQERALTLDKGHSSIRFSDVAAQIDPTTVSFESLTDPTGTHVLEQNYQFDLVSTEKLLQRYLDRTITVEQTVGNAITTATGTLLSTSGGVVLKDANGAVQIVNGYSNVRLPELPGGLITKPTLVWDIDTDKPGAHRARVSYQTGGMTWWADYNLVFAEGKDANSGVLDVGAWVSIINQSGASYPDAKLKLIAGDVHRAPMRAAAGGRADMFLAKDARTAPGFEEKAFFEYHLYTLGRSTTLPDNSTKQLELFPSARDVPCDKVLVYYGLSEGYRGFFGSPVTDRNLGAESNKKVDIYLRFKNAKNHGMGMPLPSGRVRVSKLDPADQTLEFIGEDTIDHTPKDEPVLIKLGSAFDVVGERKQIDFKIDTARNSMEETIEITLRNHKDEPVTVLVKENLYRWTNWTIAQKSQDFEKVDARTIQFPVPLKKDGGATVRYTVRYTW is encoded by the coding sequence ATGCAAGTTCGTGTCTCGCACGCGCTAGCGTTGGTTGCGCTCGTGGTTGGGATTGCCGCCGCCGACGAGCCCGCCGGATCGACTGCGTTGACGATCTACAGCAGCGCTGCACCCGGGGCTATTCCTCCGGAACTCTATCGGCCCGCGCCGCAAGGCGGCGAGTATCGCGCGCCGTACGTCGGGCAGATTCCGGGCTATGCCGTCGTCAAGCAGGAGCGCGCGCTCACGCTCGACAAGGGGCACAGCAGCATCCGCTTCAGCGATGTCGCGGCGCAGATCGATCCGACTACCGTGTCGTTCGAGTCGCTCACTGATCCCACCGGCACGCATGTGCTGGAGCAGAACTACCAGTTCGATCTCGTCAGCACCGAGAAGCTGCTGCAGCGCTACCTCGATCGCACGATCACCGTCGAGCAAACCGTCGGCAACGCGATCACGACAGCGACCGGCACGCTGCTGAGCACGTCGGGGGGCGTGGTGCTCAAAGACGCCAACGGCGCGGTGCAGATCGTTAACGGCTACTCCAACGTCCGCTTGCCCGAGCTGCCCGGCGGATTGATCACTAAGCCGACGTTGGTGTGGGACATCGACACCGACAAGCCCGGGGCCCATCGCGCTCGCGTCAGCTACCAGACCGGCGGCATGACGTGGTGGGCCGACTACAACCTCGTCTTTGCTGAGGGCAAGGACGCCAACAGCGGCGTGCTCGACGTTGGCGCGTGGGTCAGCATCATCAATCAATCGGGCGCGAGCTATCCCGATGCCAAGCTCAAGCTGATTGCCGGCGACGTGCACCGCGCGCCGATGCGCGCGGCCGCCGGTGGGCGAGCTGACATGTTTCTCGCCAAGGACGCACGAACCGCACCCGGCTTCGAAGAGAAGGCCTTCTTCGAGTATCACCTCTACACTCTCGGGCGCTCGACCACGCTTCCGGACAACTCGACCAAGCAACTCGAATTATTCCCGAGCGCGCGCGATGTGCCGTGCGACAAGGTGCTGGTGTACTACGGTTTGAGCGAAGGGTATCGCGGCTTCTTCGGCAGCCCGGTCACTGACCGCAATCTCGGCGCCGAGTCCAACAAGAAAGTCGACATCTACCTCCGCTTCAAAAACGCGAAGAACCACGGCATGGGCATGCCGCTGCCGTCGGGCCGCGTGCGCGTCAGCAAACTCGACCCGGCCGATCAGACGCTCGAGTTCATCGGCGAAGACACCATCGATCACACGCCCAAAGACGAGCCGGTGCTGATCAAGCTCGGCAGCGCGTTCGACGTGGTGGGCGAGCGCAAGCAGATCGATTTCAAGATCGACACCGCGCGCAATTCGATGGAAGAGACCATCGAGATCACGCTGCGCAATCACAAGGACGAGCCGGTCACTGTGCTGGTGAAGGAGAACCTCTACCGCTGGACGAACTGGACGATCGCGCAGAAGAGCCAAGACTTCGAGAAGGTCGACGCGCGCACGATTCAATTTCCAGTGCCGTTGAAGAAGGACGGCGGCGCCACGGTGCGTTACACCGTGCGCTACACGTGGTGA